The genomic region TCGAAGAAGTCCAGGACCACTTCGTTCATCGGCAAATCGTAGGTCACTTGCACCTGGGTACCGAGGAACAGCATGTCGTGCTGTACGCCACGCTTTTCGATACACAGGGTAATGACGTTGCCCAGGTGTTCTTGCGGCACAAGAATATTGGCCCGCACGATCGGTTCGCGCATGTCTTCGATGGAAGACAGATCCGGAAGCTTGGACGGGTTGTCGACGTAAATCGTTTCACCGGTCTTCAGCGCCAGTTCAAAAATAACCGTCGGCGCGGTGGTGATCAGGTCCAGGTCGTATTCGCGCTCGAGGCGCTCCTGGATGATTTCCATGTGCAGCATGCCCAGGAACCCGCAGCGGAAACCGAAGCCCAGGGCGTCGGAGCTTTCCGGGGTGTACTGCAACGACGAGTCGTTGAGGGTCAGCTTCTGCAGGGCTTCGCGGAAATCCTCGAAGTCGTCGGAACTGACCGGGAACAGGCCGGCGTAGACCTGCGGCTGGATGCGTTTGAAGCCCGGCAGCACGTCGACGTCTGGGGTGGAGCTCAAGGTCAGGGTGTCACCTACCGGTGCACCGTGGATGTCCTTGATACCGGCGATGATGAAGCCCACTTCACCGGCTTTCAGATCAGTGGTCGCGGTGTGCTTCGGGTTGAATACACCAACGCTGTCCACCAGGTGGATCTTGCCGGTGGATTTGACCAGGATCTTGTCGCCCTTCTTCACACGGCCGTGACGCACGCGCACCAGGGAGACAACGCCCAGGTAGTTGTCGAACCAGGAGTCGATGATCAACGCTTGCAGCGGATCTTCGTAGTTGCCGGTAGGCGCTGGAATGGTCTTGACCAGGCGCTCGAGCACTTCGTCGACGCCCAGGCCGGTCTTGGCGCTGCACTCGACGGCGTCGGTGGCGTCAATGCCGATGATCTTCTCGATCTCTTCCTTGACGCGGTCCGGATCGGCCTGTGGCAGGTCGATCTTGTTCAGCACCGGCATCACTTCCAGGCCTTGCTCGATGGCGGTATAGCAGTTGGCTACGGACTGGGCTTCAACGCCCTGGCCCGCGTCCACTACCAGCAACGCGCCTTCACAGGCCGCCAGGGAACGGCTGACTTCATAGGTGAAGTCGACGTGGCCCGGGGTGTCAATGAAGTTGAGCTGGTACTTGATACCGTCTTTGGCGGTGTAATACAGAGTAACGCTGTGGGCCTTGATGGTGATCCCGCGCTCGCGCTCGAGGTCCATGGAGTCCAGCACCTGGGCTTCCATTTCACGCTCGGCAAGGCCGCCGCACATCTGGATAAATCGATCGGCCAGCGTCGACTTGCCATGGTCAATGTGGGCGATGATGGAGAAATTGCGGATATGACTCAAATCACTCACGGATCAACACTCAAAAAGGCTGCAGGCAGACTGCCCGCTGAAAAATAGCCGGGAATTGTACCTGATGCGCAGACCTGACGTCATCCATGGTGACCAAGAACAAAAATGCCCCGGTCGTTCGAACGGGGCATTTTTTGTTCATAAGCGCGGGCTCAACCGGCCCGACGCAACAGCCAGAAGCCGGCCAAGGCGCAAATAGCCGTCGGGACCAGCACCGCAAACAGCGGCGAGAAGCCGAATACCAGGCTGGACGGCCCGAGCAGGTCCTGGGCGATACGGAAGGTGAAGCCCACCAGCACACCAGTAAACACGCGCTGGCCAAGGGTTACGGAACGCAACGGGCCAAAGATGAACGAAATCGCCATCAGCACCAGCGCAGCGGTCACCACCGGCTGCAACACCTTGACCCAAAACGCCAGCCAGTAACGACCGTTGTTCAAGCCCTGGTCCTTGAGGTAATGGATGTAGCTCCACAGGCCAGAGATTGGCAGGCTTTCCGGGATCATCACCACGGTGTTCAGCAATTCGGGCTTGAGGGCAATGTCCCACTGCTCCGTCGGCACATTGATGACTTCAGTAC from Pseudomonas yamanorum harbors:
- the lepA gene encoding translation elongation factor 4, with translation MSDLSHIRNFSIIAHIDHGKSTLADRFIQMCGGLAEREMEAQVLDSMDLERERGITIKAHSVTLYYTAKDGIKYQLNFIDTPGHVDFTYEVSRSLAACEGALLVVDAGQGVEAQSVANCYTAIEQGLEVMPVLNKIDLPQADPDRVKEEIEKIIGIDATDAVECSAKTGLGVDEVLERLVKTIPAPTGNYEDPLQALIIDSWFDNYLGVVSLVRVRHGRVKKGDKILVKSTGKIHLVDSVGVFNPKHTATTDLKAGEVGFIIAGIKDIHGAPVGDTLTLSSTPDVDVLPGFKRIQPQVYAGLFPVSSDDFEDFREALQKLTLNDSSLQYTPESSDALGFGFRCGFLGMLHMEIIQERLEREYDLDLITTAPTVIFELALKTGETIYVDNPSKLPDLSSIEDMREPIVRANILVPQEHLGNVITLCIEKRGVQHDMLFLGTQVQVTYDLPMNEVVLDFFDRLKSTSRGYASLDYHFDRYQSANLVKLDVLINGDKVDALALIVHKDNAHYKGRQLTEKMKELIPRQMFDVAIQAAIGGQIIARTSVKALRKNVLAKCYGGDVSRKRKLLEKQKAGKKRMKQVGNVEIPQEAFLAVLRLDS